From a region of the Rhodothermus profundi genome:
- the der gene encoding ribosome biogenesis GTPase Der: MALVAIVGRPNVGKSTFFNRLTRSHEAITHDQPGVTRDRVYGTAEWNGVRFSVVDTGGYVPHSSDIFEQAIREQVQIAIEEADAILFMVDVTTGVTDLDDALAELLRRTEKPVFVVANKADNDERTWEASTFYQLGLSEVYPISALSGRGTGELLDALVQQLPVRDGTVETDERPRLAIVGRPNVGKSSLTNALLGQERSIVTDISGTTRDAVHSVLKYYGREIVLVDTAGLRRRSRIRENIEFYATLRTERALRECDVAITLIDATEGLTAQDIRILRQAEELRKGMVLVVNKWDLVEKDANTMKEWEEAIRYRLPTWTHVPLLFISARTRQRIHRVLEEALRVYENRRQRIATSRLNEVLQEAIRQQHPPTYRGRPVKIKYVTQVETAPPVFAFFCNYPEGIKEPYRRYLEKQIRGAFGFEGVPLTLVFRQK, encoded by the coding sequence ATGGCGCTGGTTGCCATTGTGGGGCGGCCGAACGTTGGTAAGTCCACCTTCTTCAACCGGCTGACCCGCTCGCATGAAGCCATTACGCACGATCAGCCCGGCGTGACGCGCGATCGCGTCTACGGCACGGCCGAATGGAATGGCGTGCGCTTTTCTGTGGTAGATACCGGGGGGTACGTCCCCCATTCGTCGGATATCTTCGAGCAGGCGATTCGCGAGCAGGTGCAAATAGCGATTGAGGAGGCCGACGCGATCCTGTTCATGGTCGATGTGACCACCGGAGTGACCGATCTGGACGATGCGCTGGCCGAACTGCTCCGGCGTACGGAAAAGCCCGTTTTCGTGGTGGCCAACAAGGCCGATAACGACGAACGTACCTGGGAGGCCAGCACCTTCTACCAGCTTGGTCTGTCCGAAGTCTATCCGATCAGCGCGTTGAGCGGACGCGGGACGGGCGAGCTGCTTGACGCGTTGGTGCAGCAGTTGCCCGTGCGCGATGGGACAGTGGAAACGGACGAGCGCCCGCGGCTGGCTATCGTCGGCCGTCCCAACGTGGGGAAATCATCGCTTACCAATGCACTGCTTGGCCAGGAGCGCTCAATTGTGACCGACATCAGCGGCACCACGCGCGACGCGGTCCATTCGGTCCTTAAATACTACGGTCGAGAAATCGTGCTGGTCGATACAGCCGGATTGCGTCGTCGCTCTCGCATTCGGGAAAACATTGAATTTTATGCAACGCTGCGCACGGAGCGGGCTCTTCGTGAATGCGACGTGGCCATTACCTTGATTGATGCCACCGAAGGGTTGACGGCCCAGGACATTCGCATCTTGCGCCAGGCTGAGGAGCTGCGTAAAGGAATGGTGCTGGTGGTAAACAAGTGGGACCTGGTCGAAAAAGATGCCAACACCATGAAAGAATGGGAGGAGGCCATTCGCTATCGGCTTCCGACCTGGACGCACGTTCCCCTGCTGTTTATTTCGGCCAGGACGCGCCAGCGCATTCACCGCGTGCTCGAAGAAGCGTTGCGCGTGTACGAGAACAGGCGGCAGCGCATCGCGACCAGCCGGCTTAATGAAGTGCTGCAGGAAGCCATTCGCCAGCAGCATCCGCCCACTTACCGGGGACGCCCGGTAAAAATCAAGTACGTGACCCAGGTTGAAACGGCCCCGCCGGTGTTTGCCTTTTTCTGCAATTATCCAGAGGGTATCAAGGAGCCGTACCGGCGCTACCTGGAAAAGCAGATCCGCGGGGCTTTTGGGTTCGAGGGCGTGCCGTTGACCCTTGTGTTTCGCCAAAAGTGA
- a CDS encoding EcsC family protein: MPLTYEETVRREIERWVRSGGPLWQEAFDRAMRPVDWLVERVTPAAWRKQLDAAVARFLETLHDVASWTYNEQYVLEALRQQGVVVDQLEALRTEPLERLDPVARSFFGQHAVLAALEGAGAGLGGFTLAAADVPLLFGINLRLIQQIGAVYGFRVQDPVYRPLVIAIFNAAAAGTAEARQAAWREVSVAAALLARGASYQGRTRDFVRAQNRHLPRELIKNLARRKLGQLIPLAGLAVGAGINYVFTRETGQAAYMLFRALHLEHRERR; this comes from the coding sequence ATGCCCCTGACCTACGAGGAAACGGTCCGCCGAGAAATCGAACGCTGGGTACGCTCGGGTGGGCCGCTCTGGCAAGAGGCCTTCGACCGGGCGATGCGTCCGGTGGACTGGCTGGTCGAGCGGGTGACGCCAGCTGCCTGGCGGAAGCAGCTTGATGCTGCAGTGGCCCGCTTTCTGGAAACGCTGCATGATGTGGCCAGTTGGACCTACAACGAGCAGTACGTGCTGGAGGCGCTTCGTCAGCAGGGGGTGGTTGTGGATCAGCTTGAGGCGTTGCGCACGGAACCGCTGGAGCGACTCGACCCGGTCGCGCGAAGCTTTTTCGGTCAGCATGCCGTGCTGGCTGCGCTTGAGGGAGCGGGGGCAGGCCTGGGCGGCTTTACGTTAGCAGCAGCCGACGTGCCCCTTCTCTTTGGTATTAACCTGCGGCTAATTCAGCAGATCGGAGCCGTATATGGCTTTCGTGTGCAGGATCCGGTTTATCGACCCCTGGTGATCGCCATCTTCAATGCAGCAGCAGCCGGAACGGCCGAGGCCCGCCAGGCCGCCTGGCGAGAGGTGAGCGTGGCCGCGGCGTTGCTGGCCCGTGGCGCTTCGTATCAGGGGCGCACGCGCGACTTCGTGCGTGCGCAAAACCGGCATCTGCCTCGCGAACTGATCAAAAACCTGGCCCGTCGCAAGCTAGGACAGCTCATTCCGCTGGCCGGTCTGGCCGTGGGCGCGGGCATCAACTACGTCTTTACGCGCGAGACCGGGCAGGCAGCCTACATGCTCTTCCGCGCGCTGCACCTCGAACACCGGGAGCGCCGGTAA
- a CDS encoding undecaprenyl-diphosphate phosphatase, producing the protein MSWWEALILGLLQGLTEFLPVSSSGHLVLGQYVLGLNPGGVTFEVFVHFGTVLSILTVYWRRVGAIISAVGEALPRPSHWRARYQEHDPFRIAVWILITLIPTGLVYVLLGDWIEQTFEHPRFAAGMLLVTGVLLVLTRLRQHPSGDLSPLKAFVVGIAQSAAMLPGISRSGSTICAAIYQNVRPERAADFSFLMLLPVVLGATLLKGIELLRTPEAADVLPLVIGTVTAYASGVVAIKVLLQVVRRGQLVYFAYYCFLVGGLGLWLIR; encoded by the coding sequence ATGTCGTGGTGGGAAGCCCTGATTCTCGGTCTTTTGCAAGGACTGACGGAGTTTTTGCCGGTATCCTCTTCAGGCCATCTGGTGCTCGGGCAGTATGTGCTGGGGTTGAATCCGGGCGGTGTAACCTTTGAAGTGTTTGTGCACTTTGGCACCGTGCTGAGCATTCTCACCGTCTACTGGCGTCGGGTAGGGGCCATCATAAGCGCGGTAGGAGAGGCGTTGCCACGTCCGAGCCATTGGCGCGCTCGCTACCAGGAGCACGATCCCTTTCGGATAGCCGTCTGGATTCTGATCACCCTGATTCCTACCGGACTGGTCTATGTACTGCTGGGAGACTGGATTGAGCAGACGTTCGAGCATCCACGGTTTGCGGCCGGCATGTTGTTGGTAACGGGCGTGCTGCTGGTGCTGACGCGGTTGCGGCAGCATCCGAGTGGCGATCTGTCGCCGCTTAAGGCATTTGTGGTAGGGATCGCTCAGTCGGCTGCGATGCTGCCGGGCATTTCGCGGTCGGGTTCTACCATCTGTGCAGCGATTTATCAGAACGTGCGCCCAGAGCGTGCGGCAGATTTTTCGTTTCTGATGCTTCTGCCGGTTGTGCTGGGCGCGACCCTGTTGAAAGGGATAGAACTGCTTCGCACGCCCGAGGCGGCCGACGTGCTGCCGCTGGTCATTGGGACCGTAACGGCTTATGCGTCCGGGGTGGTCGCCATTAAGGTGTTGCTGCAAGTTGTGCGCCGGGGGCAATTGGTATATTTCGCCTATTACTGTTTTCTGGTGGGAGGGCTCGGGCTCTGGTTGATTCGCTGA
- a CDS encoding Rqc2 family fibronectin-binding protein, translating to MLHTYYTLRALADEWRRELAGSLLADAFSQERDELVLAFARPQAAWMVRISTGSFRYLFRAEGYSRARRNVATLFKEALGRTLRNVRVAERDRVLFFELDDGTRFQCWLYGPHPNVLWVGSDGQVQAAFQQCEAWQGQPAPTPRPAPEVATFEAFRARWRSDRKTLVQAVASAFPLFETLLAQETIYRAGVTVQAPAECSEAELRRLYEAGRALEAELMHPAPRLYEADRWTVHFALMPLKHLAHLPCRSFDSVDAAVRAAVRRALAARAFQAAYEPLRQALETAVARARQEQRALEAALARPDQAAQYEQWGHLLMAQAHQVPAGAKVVELPDWFNSGASVRIPLDPTRSAVENAQAYYERARQARQERDALHQRLEAVRQRLPKLEALRAELEHLDTMAALRAFRQRHADELARLGLGRVGRKSSEGIPAFRRVPLGQGFEAWIGRNARENEELTFRYARKYDLWLHARGVAGSHVILRVPGRNRVPDRKVLERAASLAAYFSKARGSSVVPVVVVPRKYVRKPRGAAPGTVVFEREEVLLVEPQPPEAVQAENF from the coding sequence ATGCTGCATACCTACTACACGTTACGGGCACTGGCTGACGAATGGCGTCGCGAGCTGGCAGGAAGTCTGCTGGCCGACGCCTTCTCACAGGAACGGGATGAGCTGGTGCTGGCATTCGCTCGGCCGCAGGCGGCCTGGATGGTGCGTATCTCGACCGGATCGTTTCGGTACCTGTTTCGTGCGGAGGGATATAGCCGGGCGCGCCGTAACGTCGCCACGTTGTTTAAGGAGGCGCTGGGCCGGACGCTTCGCAACGTGCGGGTCGCTGAGCGGGACCGGGTGCTGTTTTTTGAGCTGGACGATGGCACCCGGTTTCAGTGCTGGCTGTACGGTCCGCATCCTAACGTGCTCTGGGTAGGTTCCGACGGACAGGTGCAGGCGGCTTTTCAGCAGTGCGAAGCCTGGCAGGGACAGCCAGCGCCAACGCCGCGTCCTGCCCCGGAGGTAGCGACGTTCGAGGCGTTTCGGGCACGATGGCGCTCTGATCGAAAAACCCTGGTACAGGCGGTCGCCTCAGCTTTTCCCTTGTTTGAGACATTACTGGCACAAGAGACGATCTACCGGGCCGGTGTGACGGTGCAGGCGCCGGCCGAGTGTAGCGAAGCCGAGCTGAGGCGTTTGTATGAGGCGGGGCGTGCCCTGGAGGCTGAGTTAATGCATCCGGCGCCCCGGCTTTACGAGGCCGATCGGTGGACCGTGCATTTTGCGCTGATGCCGCTGAAACATCTGGCGCATCTGCCCTGCAGGTCGTTCGATTCCGTCGATGCAGCCGTGCGGGCGGCGGTCCGTCGGGCGTTGGCTGCGCGCGCCTTTCAAGCAGCGTATGAGCCGCTTCGGCAGGCGTTAGAGACAGCAGTAGCACGTGCGCGTCAAGAGCAGCGTGCCCTTGAGGCGGCGTTGGCTCGGCCAGATCAAGCGGCGCAGTACGAGCAGTGGGGACACCTGCTCATGGCGCAGGCTCATCAGGTGCCTGCCGGGGCAAAAGTAGTGGAGCTACCTGACTGGTTTAACAGCGGAGCCTCCGTGCGCATCCCGCTGGATCCTACGCGGTCGGCCGTGGAAAACGCACAGGCTTATTACGAACGAGCCCGACAGGCACGCCAGGAACGCGACGCACTGCACCAGCGGCTGGAAGCAGTTCGGCAACGGCTCCCGAAGCTGGAGGCGCTGCGAGCTGAGCTGGAGCATCTCGACACGATGGCAGCTCTGCGAGCGTTTCGCCAACGCCACGCCGATGAGCTGGCCCGGCTGGGACTTGGGCGGGTCGGGCGAAAGTCGTCCGAGGGCATTCCGGCATTCCGACGCGTGCCGCTGGGCCAGGGCTTTGAAGCCTGGATTGGGCGAAATGCTCGGGAGAATGAGGAGTTGACCTTTCGCTATGCCCGCAAATACGATCTGTGGCTGCATGCGCGGGGCGTGGCCGGTTCGCACGTGATTCTGCGGGTGCCCGGTCGTAATCGCGTGCCCGATCGAAAGGTGCTGGAACGGGCGGCCTCGCTGGCGGCCTATTTCAGCAAGGCGCGGGGGAGCAGCGTGGTACCCGTAGTGGTGGTGCCGCGGAAATACGTCCGCAAGCCGCGAGGAGCTGCGCCGGGCACTGTAGTCTTTGAACGGGAGGAGGTGCTGCTGGTGGAGCCGCAACCGCCTGAGGCGGTGCAGGCAGAAAATTTTTAG
- a CDS encoding OsmC family protein, producing MHGRVKYVEGLTFIGQAGSGHWTVFDASHGERPSGATSPMEMVLLALMSCSAMDVVSILQKMRAPFVDLQVEVQADRAETHPRVFTHIHLTYRVIGRALKPEQIARAVQLSQEKYCSITAMLRPTVPITYEVWIEDPETNQRQAVVSFPHKTDETSAASG from the coding sequence ATGCACGGCCGCGTCAAGTACGTTGAAGGGTTGACCTTTATCGGACAGGCCGGATCCGGCCACTGGACTGTGTTCGACGCATCGCACGGCGAGCGTCCTTCCGGCGCCACCAGCCCGATGGAAATGGTGCTCCTCGCGCTTATGAGCTGTTCGGCCATGGATGTGGTTTCCATTCTTCAGAAAATGCGCGCGCCTTTTGTTGATCTCCAGGTAGAAGTGCAGGCAGATCGCGCCGAGACCCACCCGCGCGTGTTCACGCATATCCACCTGACCTATCGGGTGATCGGACGAGCCCTCAAACCAGAACAGATCGCCCGAGCCGTCCAGCTCTCTCAGGAAAAGTACTGCTCCATTACCGCAATGCTGCGGCCTACCGTTCCGATTACTTACGAGGTCTGGATTGAAGACCCGGAAACGAACCAGCGGCAGGCAGTTGTCTCTTTCCCGCACAAGACGGACGAGACATCTGCCGCCTCAGGCTGA
- a CDS encoding TrmH family RNA methyltransferase: MLHTPTERLQQELTRVFQVAAQQGHLTNPQALAAHFQKQTPDLIVEWLRPYVTARRQQRIEQVLEGRTYTVVPVIEGLANTGNISAVMRSAEALGYQGFGIIKGNVQKYKTSERTSQGADKWLDVWTWPTAAEAVPALKAAGYRVVATTLDAAAPIDTFDFTVPTALVFGNEVEGVSKTLLAQADARCVIPIVGFTQSFNISVAAAIALYHAQRDRLARQGRHGDLSPAWKATLRAVFYLRSVQKAGVLLWERLQREGG; encoded by the coding sequence ATGCTGCACACCCCAACGGAACGGTTGCAACAGGAATTGACGCGCGTATTTCAGGTGGCAGCCCAGCAGGGACATCTGACCAATCCACAGGCGCTGGCCGCGCATTTTCAAAAGCAGACGCCCGACCTGATTGTCGAGTGGCTGCGGCCGTACGTGACCGCGCGTCGCCAGCAGCGGATTGAGCAGGTGCTTGAAGGGCGTACCTATACGGTCGTACCGGTTATCGAAGGACTGGCCAACACCGGCAACATCAGTGCGGTTATGCGTTCGGCCGAAGCGCTGGGCTATCAGGGTTTCGGTATCATCAAAGGAAATGTTCAGAAGTACAAGACCTCTGAGCGCACCAGCCAGGGCGCCGATAAGTGGCTGGACGTGTGGACGTGGCCGACGGCTGCGGAGGCGGTGCCCGCCTTGAAGGCAGCCGGCTATCGTGTTGTCGCTACCACGCTGGACGCAGCAGCCCCCATTGACACGTTCGACTTTACGGTACCAACAGCTCTGGTTTTCGGAAATGAAGTGGAAGGCGTCTCAAAAACATTACTGGCGCAGGCGGATGCGCGGTGCGTAATTCCAATTGTGGGATTCACGCAAAGCTTTAACATTTCTGTAGCGGCCGCTATTGCGCTCTACCACGCGCAGCGTGATCGGCTGGCGCGTCAAGGGCGACATGGAGACCTTTCGCCCGCATGGAAAGCGACGCTTCGGGCAGTGTTCTACCTGCGCAGCGTACAAAAAGCGGGCGTGTTACTCTGGGAACGCCTGCAGCGTGAGGGGGGCTAA
- a CDS encoding SDR family oxidoreductase, which yields MELRDKVAVVTGASSGLGRAFAIALVQKGTHVYGLARRVERLNALRDELGARFHPIACDVTRPNDVEAAFQRIIREAGRLDILINNAGLGKMGPVDALSLDDWDVQMNTNLRGVFLCTRAAVPQMKKQNAETGFGGHIINIASVAGLIGTPQLSAYNATKFGVRGFSEAIMKELREHGIKVTCVYPGSVATEFFEVAGMRGADRPLTPEQVAQTILHVLETDDNYLISEVVIRPLRPR from the coding sequence ATGGAGCTTCGGGATAAAGTAGCCGTCGTGACCGGCGCCAGCAGTGGGCTGGGCCGAGCCTTTGCGATAGCGCTGGTGCAGAAAGGCACGCATGTGTATGGTCTGGCCCGGCGCGTTGAACGCCTGAACGCGCTACGTGACGAGCTGGGCGCTCGTTTTCACCCCATCGCCTGCGACGTGACCCGCCCCAACGACGTGGAAGCAGCCTTTCAGCGCATCATCCGCGAAGCAGGCCGCCTGGACATTCTCATCAACAATGCGGGTCTGGGAAAGATGGGCCCCGTCGACGCGCTCTCACTGGACGACTGGGACGTGCAGATGAATACGAACCTGCGCGGAGTCTTTCTGTGCACCCGGGCCGCCGTACCTCAGATGAAAAAGCAAAATGCCGAGACGGGCTTCGGCGGACACATCATCAACATCGCCTCCGTGGCTGGCCTGATCGGCACCCCCCAGTTAAGTGCCTACAACGCTACCAAGTTTGGCGTGCGGGGCTTTAGCGAAGCCATCATGAAAGAGCTACGTGAACATGGCATCAAAGTGACTTGCGTCTATCCAGGCTCTGTCGCCACGGAGTTTTTCGAAGTGGCCGGCATGCGTGGCGCCGACCGCCCCCTCACTCCGGAACAGGTGGCCCAGACCATTCTGCACGTCCTGGAGACCGATGACAACTACCTGATCTCCGAAGTAGTAATCCGGCCGCTGCGCCCGCGCTGA
- a CDS encoding M56 family metallopeptidase: MMRLELWWMEGAWLLLLWTVPALLLLLSAWRILRRWPEAAYALLQAGFYALPLGLLAYGLRLVWLPEGALWQAEPPAALAWISAQVVQGVGGVGESQGLAGIGWALGSIWIGGVVLRLVALGGRWVRLRRYLRACRMAPPALQAEVAEIARRLGIRRTVRLLVGGRVPFSLGGGRPTVVVPELALADPRARQPILWHELVHLRRRDFLAHLFEEGMLTLFWFHPLLWGYRYHLALLREVLCDRAVLAQRIASPAGYARLLLDVLLQAQRAPHLGLSLLKRSTLKTRMEVMMQHTPSLAPRVLRLLLVGALLGLTGLMACSEMPNTPMQPEQEQLPALSKQAGEAEEGVFVVVEEMPRLIGGFNRLVECLRYPEEAKAAGVEGRVIIRFVVDEQGNVANPKVLKGVGAGLDEEALRCVRQLKFTPGRQQGRPVPVRMTLPVVFRLDDADSEQAQN; the protein is encoded by the coding sequence ATGATGCGGCTTGAGCTCTGGTGGATGGAAGGCGCGTGGCTACTGCTGCTCTGGACCGTGCCCGCGCTATTGTTGTTGCTGAGCGCCTGGCGTATCCTGCGGCGTTGGCCAGAGGCAGCTTATGCGTTGCTGCAGGCCGGCTTTTACGCATTGCCGCTGGGATTGCTGGCTTATGGGCTGCGACTGGTGTGGCTTCCGGAGGGGGCGCTCTGGCAGGCTGAGCCGCCTGCAGCGCTGGCATGGATTAGCGCGCAGGTGGTGCAAGGAGTGGGTGGCGTTGGGGAATCGCAAGGGCTTGCCGGGATAGGCTGGGCATTAGGAAGCATATGGATTGGCGGCGTGGTACTTCGGCTGGTGGCTCTTGGAGGGCGATGGGTGCGGCTTCGGCGCTACCTGCGTGCGTGTCGAATGGCACCGCCTGCATTGCAGGCCGAGGTAGCGGAGATAGCCAGACGGTTGGGCATTCGTCGGACCGTGCGATTGTTGGTGGGAGGCCGCGTTCCCTTCTCACTAGGAGGGGGGCGGCCGACGGTGGTCGTGCCCGAGCTGGCCCTGGCCGATCCGCGTGCGCGGCAGCCCATTCTCTGGCATGAGCTGGTGCACCTGCGACGGCGCGACTTCCTGGCGCACCTGTTTGAAGAGGGGATGCTGACGCTGTTCTGGTTTCATCCCTTGCTATGGGGCTACCGCTATCATCTGGCGCTACTTCGGGAAGTGCTGTGCGACCGGGCCGTGCTGGCACAACGGATTGCTTCGCCTGCTGGCTATGCCCGGTTGCTGCTGGACGTACTGTTGCAGGCGCAACGAGCTCCCCATCTGGGGCTGTCTTTGCTGAAACGTTCCACCCTTAAAACCCGCATGGAGGTTATGATGCAGCATACTCCTTCATTGGCGCCGCGCGTTTTGCGGCTTCTGCTGGTAGGCGCATTGCTGGGACTGACCGGCCTGATGGCCTGTTCGGAGATGCCAAACACGCCCATGCAGCCCGAACAGGAGCAGCTTCCGGCGCTCAGTAAACAGGCCGGTGAGGCAGAAGAAGGGGTATTTGTTGTAGTGGAGGAAATGCCGAGGCTTATTGGAGGGTTTAACAGGCTGGTCGAATGCCTGCGCTACCCCGAGGAAGCGAAAGCAGCCGGGGTAGAAGGCCGGGTGATTATTCGCTTTGTAGTAGACGAGCAGGGCAACGTAGCCAACCCGAAGGTGCTTAAAGGAGTAGGCGCCGGTCTGGATGAAGAGGCACTGCGCTGCGTCCGCCAGCTCAAGTTTACGCCGGGGCGACAGCAGGGACGTCCGGTGCCGGTCCGCATGACCCTTCCGGTTGTTTTCCGCCTGGATGACGCGGATTCAGAGCAGGCACAAAACTAA
- a CDS encoding BlaI/MecI/CopY family transcriptional regulator, which yields MRRALVPFGETEMEILQVVWELGEASVADVHARLGGDRAYTTVMTVMRNLAEKGYLTFRKQGRMYVYRPAVPPEEFKSALLKRLVDKVFGSPLALVQTLVRQESLSPDELSELQRLIEKLENSDDAA from the coding sequence ATGCGTCGCGCGCTGGTGCCTTTTGGCGAAACGGAAATGGAAATTTTGCAGGTTGTCTGGGAGTTGGGCGAAGCTTCAGTGGCCGACGTGCACGCCCGTCTGGGAGGGGATCGTGCCTATACGACAGTGATGACGGTGATGCGAAATCTGGCCGAAAAGGGATATCTGACGTTCCGCAAGCAAGGCCGCATGTATGTGTATCGGCCGGCGGTGCCTCCCGAAGAGTTCAAGTCGGCCCTGCTGAAGCGGCTGGTGGATAAGGTCTTCGGCTCCCCGCTTGCGCTGGTGCAAACCCTGGTGCGCCAGGAATCCCTTAGCCCGGACGAGCTGAGTGAGCTGCAACGTCTGATCGAAAAGCTGGAGAACTCCGATGATGCGGCTTGA
- a CDS encoding TRAP transporter substrate-binding protein, which produces MERRHFLKKAALGAAATAVLAGCGNQQAREGGGAPAVQTLPRLRWRLASSFPRGLDTIYGAAEVLAERVRALTDGRFEIRAYPAGELVPGLQVLDAVQNGTVPIGHTASYYFIGKHPALAFDSTVPFGLTSRQYNAWLLEGGGLELLRELFAEFNIVNLPGGNTGAQMGGWFRREINSLRDLRGLKMRIPGMGGRVMSEMGVTVQVLAGGEIYPALERGAIDAAEWAGPYDDEKLGFYQIAPYYYYPGWWEPGPALTFYVNRRAWEQLPAFYREVLWTAALEASQTMVARYDARNPAALQRLLQAGVQLRRFPDDVLREAARIAEELLAQERDPLYRKIYEAYRKWRAQSYRWFGTTELAYAQFAFPLSSFLNV; this is translated from the coding sequence ATGGAACGTCGGCATTTTCTGAAGAAAGCTGCCCTAGGAGCCGCAGCTACGGCTGTGCTGGCAGGATGCGGTAACCAGCAGGCGCGTGAGGGGGGCGGAGCGCCTGCAGTTCAGACGCTGCCGCGCCTGCGCTGGCGGCTGGCTTCGAGCTTTCCGCGAGGGCTCGACACGATCTACGGAGCTGCTGAGGTGCTGGCCGAACGCGTCCGGGCGCTGACGGACGGCCGTTTTGAGATCCGCGCTTACCCTGCAGGTGAACTGGTGCCCGGACTTCAGGTGCTCGACGCAGTGCAGAATGGTACGGTCCCTATTGGCCATACGGCTAGCTACTACTTTATCGGCAAGCATCCGGCGCTGGCTTTTGACAGCACAGTTCCCTTCGGCCTGACGTCTCGCCAGTACAATGCCTGGCTGCTCGAAGGAGGTGGTCTGGAGTTGCTGCGCGAGCTGTTTGCCGAATTCAACATTGTGAACTTGCCCGGTGGCAACACCGGCGCCCAGATGGGGGGCTGGTTCCGCCGAGAAATCAACAGCCTGCGTGACCTGCGCGGCCTCAAGATGCGCATTCCGGGCATGGGTGGTCGCGTGATGAGCGAAATGGGCGTGACGGTACAGGTGCTGGCTGGTGGCGAGATTTACCCGGCTCTGGAGCGTGGTGCCATTGATGCGGCCGAGTGGGCCGGTCCCTATGATGACGAAAAGCTGGGCTTTTATCAGATTGCTCCCTACTACTATTATCCGGGCTGGTGGGAACCCGGACCCGCGCTGACTTTCTATGTGAATCGTCGCGCCTGGGAGCAGCTTCCCGCGTTTTATCGTGAAGTGCTCTGGACGGCCGCCCTGGAAGCCAGCCAGACCATGGTTGCCCGTTATGATGCTCGCAACCCGGCAGCCTTGCAACGCTTGCTACAGGCCGGCGTGCAGCTTCGACGTTTTCCGGACGACGTGCTTCGAGAAGCGGCCCGCATTGCCGAAGAGCTACTTGCCCAGGAACGGGATCCGCTTTACCGTAAGATCTACGAAGCCTATCGCAAATGGCGGGCGCAGAGCTACCGCTGGTTTGGCACAACGGAACTAGCGTATGCTCAATTTGCCTTTCCGCTTTCTTCCTTCTTAAACGTCTGA
- a CDS encoding LOG family protein, which produces MPHRICVYCAASQRVAARYLQLAEQVGVRLAQAGYELIYGGGDVGLMGALARSVHRHGGRVVGVIPEALQEREGIAYELADALIVTQTLQERKAIMFTRADAFLVLPGGFGTLEEFMEVLTLRQLGYHHKPIVLLNYDGFFDLLLQFFAHLRRQHFVPARWPFTVASALDEAFALLERSLSSSADFSTG; this is translated from the coding sequence ATGCCTCACCGCATCTGCGTCTACTGTGCTGCCAGTCAGCGGGTAGCCGCACGCTATCTACAACTGGCCGAGCAGGTGGGCGTGCGGCTGGCGCAGGCCGGCTACGAGCTGATTTATGGTGGGGGCGATGTGGGCTTAATGGGAGCGTTGGCCCGAAGTGTCCACCGCCACGGCGGCCGTGTTGTGGGCGTTATTCCTGAAGCATTGCAGGAGCGGGAAGGCATCGCGTACGAGCTGGCTGATGCGCTGATCGTCACGCAAACGCTCCAGGAACGCAAGGCCATCATGTTCACCCGGGCGGATGCGTTCTTGGTGCTGCCGGGAGGCTTTGGAACGCTTGAGGAGTTTATGGAAGTGCTCACGCTGCGCCAGCTCGGTTATCACCACAAGCCCATTGTACTGCTGAACTATGACGGCTTCTTTGATCTGCTGCTTCAATTTTTCGCTCATCTCCGCCGTCAGCATTTCGTGCCAGCGCGCTGGCCGTTTACGGTTGCCTCAGCGCTCGACGAAGCTTTCGCCCTGCTGGAGCGATCACTTTCCTCATCAGCCGACTTCTCCACAGGCTAA